The Mycolicibacterium monacense genome contains the following window.
GCGATCGCCGTCCAGCCCAGCACAATGCCCTTGACCCGGTGACCGGCGCCGCGCAGATCGCTCGCCGACCCGACGGCCTCCGGCAGGTTCGAGACGAAGATCGCCGTCAGCAGCGCCGGACTGACCGCGCCGCCGGCGGCGATTCCGATGCCGAGGACGGCTTGTTCCGGTATGCCGTCGAGCAGGGCGCCGAGTAGCAGCGGTATGCCCGCCGTCGTCTTCTTCCCGTTGCCGACGCGGTCCACCAGGTGATCGGCGATGAAGAACGTCACCGCTCCGGCGGCCAGACCGAGGGATACCGATAGGGCGCCACCGACGCGGAATCCCTCCTCCGCCAACTCGAACGAGATGCCGGCGACCAGCGCGCCGGCGCCGAAGCCGAGGACCAGACCGATGAGGTGGCGGTTCCAGTCGCGCGCGACACCCGCCAATGCGCCGACGATCAAGGAGGAGGCGGCGACCAGTCCCCAGAGCAGCGCGCCGAGCACAGGCTAGGCGCGGGACTTGGCGCGTGGGCGCGATCTGGGCTTCGTCGGATCGTGTTGTGCGGCAAGGGTCAGCGCCAGCACCAGCATCACGACGCCGAGCGTGAAATGCAGCCAGTTGTCGGCGCGGTTGAGGGGGAAGACCTCGGCGATACCGCTGTGGCCGGAGCCGGCGCGGTAGAACCACACGCCGAGCAGCGCGACCCCGCCTGCGAGCAGATACGCCCGCGACGCGGCATACGTGCGGGCGCAGAACATGCCGGCCGCGCCGAGCAGGAGATGGAGCACGTTGTGCAGTCCCGATGTGGCGAACACCCCGAACAGCAGGGCATCGGACTGGTGCCCGATCCATTCGAGGCGTTCGTAGTTTGTGGTGACGCCGGGCAGGAAGCCGAGGGCGCCGAGGAGGAGGTATCCGGTGCCGACGATCAGTGCCGCACCCTGGACGGCCATCAACGTGGGTCTTCTCGCCATCGCTCGCCTCCCGTTGACCTGCACAGGAGCAATACCCGTGCGGCGGGACGATTAACCGGTACCCGGATTTCGCTGCGTGAGCGGGTGCTCGACGGCTCAGGCCACGCCGAGCAACGCGTGCAATAGCCGCGCCGGTCGGCGTTCCTCATTCGCGCCTCCTACCCGGGCGGGTCATCCCCCTCCGACTTGTCGGTGAGGTAGCGGTGGGGGTGGAAGTGGTTGTTGATGCGGGGTTGGCCGGTGTCGTGGTCGGCGGGTGGGGTCCATTCGGTGCGGCCGTTGCCGGGCCGGTGGGTGGTCCATCCGGTTTTCTCGATGAGCAGGTTGGCGGGTTGACACGCCAGGGTGAGGTCGTCGATGTCGGTGCGCCCACCGCGGGAGTAGTCGTGGGTGTGGTGGGCTTCGGTCCAGTAGAACGGCACGGTGCAGCCGGGGTGGGTGCAGCCTTTGTCGCGGGCGAACAGGGCCAGGCGTTGCGCGGTCGACGCCGTGCGGCGGGCGCGGCCGAAATACAGGATCTCTTCGGTGTGGTCGTCGAACACCGCCAGGTAGTGCCGGGAGTGGGCGGCCATCCGGATCAGATCCCGGATGGGCAGGCGGTTGCCGCCGCCGGTGTGGGCCCACCCGGCGGCACGTTCAAGCTCGCTGAGCGTCATCGTCGCGACGATGCTGGCGGGAACGCCGGCGACCTGGCCGAGGGAGCCGGAGGTGACCGCGTCGCGTAGGACGGTGGTGAGCGCGTCGTGGTGGCGTTGGCCGGTGGTGCGGTCGTCGCGGCCGGTGTGGGTGTCGTCGTGGGGCAGGTTGGTGCCGGGGGCGGCGTATTTGGCGGCGATGAGGTCCCAGTGCCCGCGGGCTTCGGGGGTGAGCCACCCCGAGACCCGGCTCATGCCGTCGGCCTGTTGGCGGCCGACGGTGAACTCGCGGCGGCGTTGGTGGGTGTGGTGGTCGGGTTCGGTGCCGTCCTGGTCGATGAACCCCAGCAGGGTGTCGGCGACCTTGCGGAAGTCCTCGGGCCGCAGTGCGCTGGCGTGGCCGACCAGGTCGCGTTCGTAGTGGTCGCGGCGCTCCCAGGACACCCATGCCGGAAGTTTCCTGACGAACTCCTGGATGATGCGCACATGCGTGGTGCCGATGTCGCCGCGGGCGACCGCATCGGCGGTGTGGGCCAACTCGGTCTGCACCCGCTCCCCGGTCAGGGTGTAGCGCGGCCCCAACTGGCGCGCGTCAGAAAGCCGATCACCGGCGGCTTTGTCGCTGATTCGCAGACTGCTGGTGAGCAGTTTCTTCAACGATGTGGCACCCCAATCCCTGGGGTTGGCCTGATCGACCAGGCGGGCGGTCAACGCGTGGTCGATCGCCAGATCGCGGCGGTGGCCACGTTCGCGCAGTTCGATGACTTCCAGGGTTTGAGCGGCGCTCAGCGACTCCACCGGCAGCGCGGCGAGTGCGGCGCGGGCGGCTTCGAATTCGGCGAATGCCGCGACGACTGCTGCCCCATCCATACGTCGAACACTAGTTCGACCCACCGACAAAACCGCTGAGGTTGTGACTGTGGAAACCACTGTGACGAAAGAGGTTTCGAGCAGTCTG
Protein-coding sequences here:
- a CDS encoding HNH endonuclease signature motif containing protein produces the protein MDGAAVVAAFAEFEAARAALAALPVESLSAAQTLEVIELRERGHRRDLAIDHALTARLVDQANPRDWGATSLKKLLTSSLRISDKAAGDRLSDARQLGPRYTLTGERVQTELAHTADAVARGDIGTTHVRIIQEFVRKLPAWVSWERRDHYERDLVGHASALRPEDFRKVADTLLGFIDQDGTEPDHHTHQRRREFTVGRQQADGMSRVSGWLTPEARGHWDLIAAKYAAPGTNLPHDDTHTGRDDRTTGQRHHDALTTVLRDAVTSGSLGQVAGVPASIVATMTLSELERAAGWAHTGGGNRLPIRDLIRMAAHSRHYLAVFDDHTEEILYFGRARRTASTAQRLALFARDKGCTHPGCTVPFYWTEAHHTHDYSRGGRTDIDDLTLACQPANLLIEKTGWTTHRPGNGRTEWTPPADHDTGQPRINNHFHPHRYLTDKSEGDDPPG
- a CDS encoding DUF4383 domain-containing protein, which translates into the protein MARRPTLMAVQGAALIVGTGYLLLGALGFLPGVTTNYERLEWIGHQSDALLFGVFATSGLHNVLHLLLGAAGMFCARTYAASRAYLLAGGVALLGVWFYRAGSGHSGIAEVFPLNRADNWLHFTLGVVMLVLALTLAAQHDPTKPRSRPRAKSRA
- a CDS encoding ZIP family metal transporter, which codes for MLGALLWGLVAASSLIVGALAGVARDWNRHLIGLVLGFGAGALVAGISFELAEEGFRVGGALSVSLGLAAGAVTFFIADHLVDRVGNGKKTTAGIPLLLGALLDGIPEQAVLGIGIAAGGAVSPALLTAIFVSNLPEAVGSASDLRGAGHRVKGIVLGWTAIALLCAAATVGGYQLREIAGASLQGGIDGFAAGALLVMLVGSMIPEATEKAREQAGLAAVLGFALAAGLSLAA